A portion of the Anoxybacillus gonensis genome contains these proteins:
- a CDS encoding PH domain-containing protein, translated as MENVLSKRAVLMWRMYEVIRLFIFLLLYVIVHFFVPMWGVLGLVCLWIADAILFVFFVPRWKWERWRYMIRDREIELEHGVWIRKRTLIPIPRIQHVDVKQGPLARRKKLASLYIYTAATAHEIPFLDEQEAEKLRYYISSLVKEDENDA; from the coding sequence CCAAACGAGCCGTGTTGATGTGGAGAATGTATGAAGTCATTCGTTTATTTATTTTTCTTCTCTTATACGTGATTGTTCATTTTTTCGTTCCTATGTGGGGTGTTTTGGGGCTTGTCTGCTTATGGATTGCTGATGCGATTTTGTTTGTTTTTTTCGTTCCGCGCTGGAAATGGGAGCGGTGGCGATATATGATTCGTGATCGAGAAATTGAACTCGAGCACGGGGTATGGATTCGAAAGCGTACGCTTATTCCAATTCCTCGCATTCAACATGTTGATGTAAAGCAAGGTCCGTTAGCACGAAGGAAAAAACTTGCTTCACTTTACATTTATACAGCGGCAACTGCGCACGAAATTCCATTTCTTGATGAGCAAGAAGCAGAGAAGTTGCGTTACTACATTTCCTCTTTAGTGAAGGAAGATGAAAATGATGCATGA